CGGCTCATTGAGGCAGTTGTCAGTCATTTATTAAACAATTCAGCCAATGTGATTGTGGGTGATAACCCCATTCCACAAAAGGTAAATGAGATTGAAGTCGCTAATTATTGTGGATTTCTTGATGCAGCAAGGGGAAGATTTCGAAATATTGGTAAGTATGTTAAAAGGATAAAGTTGAAAAATAATTCGGTGCGCGAAATATATGTTTCAAGGGATATCCTTGATGCTGAGTTGTTGATCTCTTTACCGAAATTAAAAACCCATGAACTGACGATATTGAGCGTTGCAGTAAAGAATCAATTCGGCATTATCCCTGGTGGGTTAAAACCGAAATTACATTTTCAGTGCCCAACACTTGATGATTTTTGCCGCCTTTTGATAGAAGTATATAATATAAGAAAACCAGACCTGATAATTGTAGATGCATTGAAAATCGTTGATGCAAGAGGAAGGGTGTATAGATTAGATAAATTGATTGCCGGCGAAGATGCCTGGGCGGTTGATTATGTGTGTGCCCTTTTTATTGGTATTAAACCGGAAACAAGCCCATTGATAAGAATAGGAATAAAGGAAAAACTATTTAACCCTGAAGATATAGAGATAGTCGGTGATCTTACACCGATAAAAAAATTTTCAACACCAATATCAATGCCCCTAAAAGATTTTTTTGCTGGCATCGGGAGTAGAATTTTTGCACAAATTCAGAATTTCTATGTGCCGGTGATTGACCAAAGTCTATGTAATAAATGCCGTTCCTGTGAGAATGTTTGCCCGGCGCGTGCGATTATACATTTTAACATTGACCACAAAAAGTGTATAAGATGCTATTGCTGTTTTGAGGTCTGTCCCAGGAATGCGATAAAAAGAAAACCAAAAGTTATTTAAATTTAATAAAAGGATTTAATATTCCCATCTTTTATATAACACCAGGACATTGCCTCGGTATTATTGACACACAGAATTCTACCATGTTTATCAATGCCGATTAGTCCTGCACGACATTTATTCCTTGTGGCATAATCAATCGCCATCTTGCCTGCAA
This portion of the candidate division WOR-3 bacterium genome encodes:
- a CDS encoding DUF362 domain-containing protein; the protein is MKTKVYIKDGKDLRSAINKTFAEFKIKDLRNKKVFVKPNMLRIARPEECVITDPRLIEAVVSHLLNNSANVIVGDNPIPQKVNEIEVANYCGFLDAARGRFRNIGKYVKRIKLKNNSVREIYVSRDILDAELLISLPKLKTHELTILSVAVKNQFGIIPGGLKPKLHFQCPTLDDFCRLLIEVYNIRKPDLIIVDALKIVDARGRVYRLDKLIAGEDAWAVDYVCALFIGIKPETSPLIRIGIKEKLFNPEDIEIVGDLTPIKKFSTPISMPLKDFFAGIGSRIFAQIQNFYVPVIDQSLCNKCRSCENVCPARAIIHFNIDHKKCIRCYCCFEVCPRNAIKRKPKVI